In Panicum virgatum strain AP13 chromosome 5K, P.virgatum_v5, whole genome shotgun sequence, the genomic window gctgactgcgtttaaccgacgtatagaaaagtggaagcgtcggttaaaccggtgtatagactttttctgattttgccttttctgatttgagtcttgagtgaaatccaaatattcttgagatataagttgaaaaacacttatttgaacttctaggaacctgagtgaccatagtgtacatccattttcaaatgaccatgtccatgctcaagttacttgaccttaacctctcttaatagtgcgatcactacaaaactataaaacctatactaacctaagtgtccttctcaaccttacgacacttaggactagaaagatccttagtcttgttatgtatttgagttgaataccgagatcgcctttttgaataacgaaaatgaggggcctcttttgacatatgaccaaatgagcgataatgatctattgagctacacaaactcattagtcacaataatggttgtcattaatcaccgaaacataccttgagggcctagatgcttacagtgGTGCCAATTCCTAGTGTAGAAAGATAGCAAATGGATGgaacgtgtacgtgcttataaTCGAGAAAGTGTGAAGAGTATCTCACTAGgatcacacaatttgacaaaactcaacagaacatcaagcgGCATATGAGTAAAGGTTTTTCATgaaatatgacatatggctctggtaggacattacatatcactggggaacttgcctttttattttattttttgaaaacaactccagacttcaagcatcgctagaacaaacttgcacaaccttatttaccatatctgaactcacaacaacttagacttggatcaatCATATGCAACCTACGGAACTTTCAGATTCATTGGCAagatatttgtataaccaacgaatttaaacttaagagaactcttattttcaaactagacacaacagacatgatagaagcaaagcaaaactcatcctttcaacttatcaaaaggagttaaaatattcttaccgcgcatcatgaaaaaaaaagaaataaagtagtaaatttttattttgattttgaaagtttttatcaaattttattgaaagcaaataaagggatacaattgacttaggggaggaAACCTCCCctaagctagctcttggtttagggtccgaaaagcaggacctttctccatacctgattaggttgaggtcgtttcgttcgtacctggagaagtagtagcggtcgatgacgtcttgttcttcttgcgcctcaccttcttggtcttctttggtggcataGGCGGCGCATGAACAGGATCCTCGGGCGTAGTAACTTTTGATTTACCCTTCTTCTTAGACCTTTTTGAGCTCGTTGGATCTTCTTTGATAAGTGTCTTCATAAAAGGTATAAAACTATTCTTCTGCGAGGGTGTGACTTCGACTTCTCTGATTTTCTGAGGATTTGGTCTAAATTTGACTCGGATCATCAAGCATTGCTCTCTCTTGGGTTGGAAGTCAAATTTCTCATCTTTACCGTTGATATGGAGTCGGATTTCTCCTGCCCCAACATCAATATGTGCATCTGCTGTATTGAGGAACGGCCATCCTAGAATGAGAGTAGTCTCCTTCTAATTATCCATATCAAGTACCACAAAAGTCGACTGGGACGAAATAGTCCAATACTCTCACCGGGACATCCTCAGTGATTCCTTCTGGGTGCCGTACTGAGGAGTCAGCCAATTACAACTGCATAGGTGTTGGTGTCAACTCTGTGTAATTGAGTTAGTCGAAGACCACCTTCGGCATCACACTAACACTAGCTCCCAAATCACATAAAGCTTTGTCGaagttctgtgcccctattgAACATCTGATAGTTGGGAATCCTGGATCCTTCTTCTTTTCGGGCAATTGTTGAAATATAGCTGCACTGCATACCTCAGTGAGCTTGATTACTTCAGTAGTTGGCAGTGGTTGCTTGTTGTTAATTATGTCCTTGATGTAACGAGCATAGGTCGGAACCTTCATCGCATCCATCAAGGGCACATTGATGTTCACCTGCTGTATCATCTTAACAAAGCGGCTGAACTGCTCATCTGTACTTGGCTCCTTTGCCCTCATAGGGAACGACAATACTTGAGTATCATAGAATTCATACGGAtccgtcttcccttcatgaaccttcTCGGGTTTCTCCTCCCGAGGTGGTTCTTCTGCCACTAGGCTTGCTTTCTTCCTGTTAATATGCTTAGGATAATGCGGATCTTGAGTAGTTTTACCTCCTCGTGTGGTTATCGCCTTAACGTTCTCCAGAGCAAGGGGCATGGTAGCAGCCACTTGAGTTAGTTGAGtctcaatcatcttgttgaaactcaattggttcttgatggcagtggagaatccatccatcttggcatggatagtctccatagatttgtctatagcggccaactttttttgaaggaactcattgatcttcgcttggctgtagacaagatctctcaaggtaggctggttaggaccgaaagaattcgaattcccattacctccttggtagtatgggcgtggttgattccacccctgacctccttgtggacgaaatccattgctgccattgaggaatagagcttcttcttgggtttctgggcaattgtcgcccgaatgtccaacattcccgcagacctcgcacgtcatgcgagtttccaaggcttgaagtatttgcatttgagccttatcttgggaataatcctcaaatttcttgaggagaaGATCAattttcatagcgagcatgtcggcctccttgacggagtgcatacctcactggcgcggttggaggcgatcatcgctccaaccttagTTGGAAACTATCTTCttgatcaatgatgtagctctttcaatggttatCGAGAAGAAAGTTCTACCCGCAACgacatccacatgatcacgggatgactatgtcaacccgttgtagaagttctgtagaatgagccaactatccattccatggtgcggacacgccagaatgtactcctgaagcctctcccaagcttctggaattgactcatttgatgcatgctggaagttcgaaatccgaccatgaagagcattggttttgcccgtcgggaagaacttcgagaggaacaccttggcacatttgtcccaagtatccacagcaaccttgttagcataaaaccactgtttcgctCTCTCTAAAAGAGAGAACGGAAATAGAcagagccggattgcatcttgcgatacacccttgacaacaaaagtactgcagagctccaggaactgctggagatgagcacaggcatcctcattggccttgccacaaaaagggctggcctgcaccatcgtaatgagatccgtcttgatctcaaaattttctcctccggtgttaacctcgggcccggtggggacctggttagcatacggagcagagtaatcatggagtgtcttctggaccatagctctaggagctgacgacgatgcgatgactggatcgactgccgagagtgagatctgaggaggtacgatacgagctcgcgtcctcctcaaaagtgactctggatcggaatgaaagtgaCTCCTAGACTtttcctaaactccactaagcctaaagactatgcaaggaatgcaagagaggagagatgtgaggtgtgtggtgtgtgttctaatctctacccctttgtatttatagaagagagccacggggtgaagccatcacaaccgacgtaggggaccaatggggagacgccacgtgccctggttgaggcagcggggcccacgggccaggtcgacCAACCAGATAGGttggtcggcctgcccgggccaccaaccgcccccaacttcttctggcaggctgtcttgggcctccgtgtctgatccacgttggggttggcctgtcttgacttgtttgaattgggttcttgcatcacttttggtccatctgagcctgaatcggtgccctgataatttctgtgattttatatcgggccaaagtgtgcttgtaacctgcatattagcttgaaaacacgacttgcatattctaagaggtaaagtgtggtttagggactttattggataaggatgcgtgtaagaaatgcaaactctcatgattttctgatcaagttgacacctggaaatgatcattagtgagcgtcaacaaggtCCATGAGAAGCTCACAATCGCGTCAAGAGGCAGGTGGCAGGCTACCAGGTGTGCTTCGCTACCATTTTTATTTACTCATTAGTTTTAGTAAAGATCCTATGGCTAgcacatttaaaatattaaatgaattTAGTCCACATTATCAATATAATATTAATCATCTATTAAAATTTGATGCAATATTTTGGATAAAGTAGTTCAACATTTTATTTAAATGTTAAAACATTATATTTAAAATGTTGAACCTGTATACTAAAAATATTGAAATAGTATGGTACAAATATTTTTCataaataaaaaagtaaaataTAAACATGTTGAATAattttttgttatatttattctGAACAAGATAGTGGTTAAAATAAATCGTGAACACATTCACGGTTTGAAAGAAAACTATGTTTTAAGATCACAAAAATCAATCTAAAGCACTAACTGCCTAGCCAATCTCGTCGTGGCACCTGCCCTTGTATTGTTGAAGCATCCCACCTCCTTTCTCATCTAATGAactcatgcactcattttgacGCAGCACGAATCTCAAAATGTAAGTTTTATGATAAACTATCTTCTGGAAGATGTAAAACCTCCCCTCCCTTTAAACATAAAGGGATACAACTATTTGAGAACATCCAATTAATCAAGCACATATCAATTGTtactttttatctttttcaaacCTTGGCTCTCCCAACCCCATACATGctattcttccttcgtctcaACTGTGTTTGAGGGCATTTCAGGTAGCCTGCCAATCTAGAACAACCCAAGGTGCACTTGCCCCACGGGTCCCTCCTAAAAAGTGTTCGTTGGATCTTCGTAAGGTGTCCTGATGAAACCGGCCTAACTAGGTCTGATTGGTTTTCACAAAGGCACTACAAGGCGCCCCACCCCCCTTGTGTTGCATGTTCAGTGCTGGCGTCGCATGTTTTCGTATGGACACACAACACTATATAGACAAAATATTAACTAGACAACAAACAATCTCATCCACAACTCAAATGGAGCCAAGCCCAGGGACCCCGAACAAATAGTGTGCAAGCTGTGTAAGGACTAGGTGCTAAATATAATGTATGCCCTTTGGCTATGGTTTTGCATTCTCActctgtagggtcgagatggcggactagagggggggtgaatagtcctttctaaaactaattgcgccggctaaccgaaacttatgcggaattgaaactattcgcttagctaagacttcacccctctaactatgactctgaggcacctccaaaaagatcctacacaaagcaaatggagtgccaagctagtaagagctctcctaacaattctaatgccaagtcacacaagcctaagcactagtacttcacaaaccgggggagctcctacacaattctaatgagcaaaagcacaaaaccaaacctaagctcactagatgctcaaggacaggGATACACAATctaaatccaagagctcaacttgcttagctacacaatctaagcaagagcaactaattaaactacacaagctaactagttactctaggatctctacttctagctacacaagcaagaaaatgattagcaagctacacaagctaactaatcactagagagcaactacacaagcacaagatatatatgaaagtaaatacaaggcttgtgatttgaaGAAtacaaaccaccgagaagagtagacaaaattgacacggtgatttttatcccgaggttcacttggttgccaccaagctaatccccgttgagacaagctccaaggttgccgccgatcctcttgctagtagtgactctcaagtcacactctcccacgtggagtgctcacaccgagctctagcacatgatacggccgaaccacttgttgctcttcacatctcgctcaactagaattgctcttcgcggctcccgcggggtgagcacaatacccctcacaatctcttctccggagcaccgcacaatcttcttgcgggcttcaacggagcctcttgccaccaagccgtctaggaggtggcaatctccaagagtaataagcacaccggcttgcaacacgatcacctagtgccacttgatgcaatctctcaaagcaatcgcactagaatcgctctctcactcgatcggatgattactatcaagttagagtgagtagagggctctcaagcactctcacacatggataCCAAGTCCCTAAGGtgctcagcaacctcaaatggccggccacaccctctatttatagagggaggccccaaactagccgttacactcaaatcccgtgaaaaacagagttttcgcggactgtccgcctcacagagaccggaccgtccgccattcaaaaccaacggctagaactgcaatgattatgtgtcagagtcgaccgttagagccccgggcagactgtccgcacccctggggcggaccgtccgcggttcaaaacttcgaaccaaccgatttgcacacgtctctgactaaatctggaagtgaccggcggactgtccgctccccaggggcggaccgtccgctccccaggggcggaccgtccgccgttcaaaaagttagcacacacagaaaccgcagtgtttctatCCCAGAAATTttagtaggaggcggaccgtccgcccccaagggccggaccgtccgcattacaatttggacacccaagacagaactaccaagtttctgcgcccgtttcagcttttaaaggcggaccgtccacccCCATGGACCGAACGGTCCGCAGTTTATTTTGGACCACCAatagagccaaaaacggttctgtttgagcacatctgagataacggcggaccgtctgtcccccaggagcggaccgtccgcaggtctatttccagcagaaatgtacctcggtaaaacggccataactcttagctccaatgtccaaatttggtgatcttggactctatggaaagcttattcagagggctacacaacccaactgaatatttgatccaaaacacaatggatcaaagcagtatttcactccaagagccaatctaatctccgaagaacaccgaaaagcctttcttgcttccccaagttgataaacatcaactccaactctttctcctttgcaaatgtgccaacaacaccat contains:
- the LOC120709886 gene encoding uncharacterized protein LOC120709886 — its product is MPLALENVKAITTRGGKTTQDPHYPKHINRKKASLVAEEPPREEKPEKVHEGKTDPYEFYDTQVLSFPMRAKEPSTDEQFSRFVKMIQQVNINVPLMDAMKVPTYARYIKDIINNKQPLPTTEVIKLTEVCSAAIFQQLPEKKKDPGFPTIRCSIGAQNFDKALCDLGASVSVMPKVVFD